A portion of the Chloroflexaceae bacterium genome contains these proteins:
- a CDS encoding cytochrome c — MSRHMGPATFHRSGESRWIGDRRRRRVAIALAFALASLGLLTACGGQTGSGATGQPTVAPTRAPTATKAPTTPPPTRARPGAQVPTPEPLTAEEIGPPETTGDAQAGAALFASLPPEALAAGAVTCASCHHVEPGSGTLVGPSLSGVAARAATRDPNLTAAQYLRVSITHPNNYIVEGFTAGAMPSAFKDALTPEQIEDLVAYMLSLP; from the coding sequence ATGTCAAGGCACATGGGGCCTGCCACGTTCCATCGTTCGGGAGAAAGTCGCTGGATCGGAGACAGGCGGCGCCGGCGCGTGGCAATCGCGCTGGCGTTCGCACTGGCGAGCCTGGGCCTGCTGACGGCCTGCGGCGGTCAGACCGGCTCGGGCGCTACCGGTCAGCCCACGGTAGCGCCTACCAGGGCGCCTACGGCCACAAAGGCGCCAACCACCCCGCCGCCGACCAGGGCGCGGCCCGGAGCGCAGGTTCCCACCCCTGAGCCGCTGACCGCCGAGGAGATCGGCCCGCCCGAAACCACCGGCGACGCGCAGGCCGGGGCCGCGCTCTTCGCCAGCCTGCCCCCCGAAGCGCTCGCCGCCGGGGCAGTGACCTGCGCCTCGTGCCACCACGTCGAACCGGGCAGTGGCACGCTGGTCGGCCCGAGCCTTAGCGGCGTGGCGGCAAGAGCGGCGACCCGTGACCCGAACCTCACCGCGGCCCAGTACCTGCGGGTCTCGATCACCCATCCCAACAACTACATTGTCGAGGGCTTCACCGCGGGGGCCATGCCGTCAGCCTTCAAAGACGCCCTTACACCCGAGCAGATTGAGGATCTGGTAGCGTACATGCTGTCGCTGCCATAA
- a CDS encoding S8 family serine peptidase, giving the protein MARLLGGTGRRAVRLLAVFVPVLTLASQLLAQGSQPPVSLDTTTLATIIPDHFSFDPAEEPDARSARDPNLDSALATLADAGATGAALASMAEAAGLKVDGDLVEVVAEVDAANVAAAQQAIQAVGGRVVYTSMDNTQIQALAPVGALRALAADPAIAYVRRPDYLTTFGELQAGARTTVGVTHTNAAAWHNAGFRGAGVRIAVIDGGFQGYTTLLGTDLPASVVAQNFASTGDIGGGTPHGTACAEIIYDMAPQSSLYLLRIATALDLQRAVTYAIQNGIQVISSSIGFYNLGPGDGTGFLASEVARARSAGIVWVTAAGNQRLEHWGGTFADADSDGAHEFASGVEINCIAPQPGGECAAIPSGYALRAFLRWDNWAPPVNQDYDLAIVRWNGSAWQRVSTGGDSFQNGGANQRPTEFAVAQTSGAATAYGVVIQRYRATRADVNFNLFVANVPALRLNVPARSLSDLADSPGAITVAALDARNPFPQEPYSSEGPTNGPGGTLNGGLLKPDLAAFANVDTRAYGTTPGQQFNGTSSATPHVAGAAALVRGALSGYTPAQVAYFLTSRAIDMGPPGRDTRFGHGRLWLGDPSNTAPPPSLEVYLPRLQR; this is encoded by the coding sequence ATGGCACGCTTGCTGGGGGGGACCGGAAGAAGAGCAGTCAGGCTGCTGGCGGTCTTTGTGCCTGTGCTGACGCTGGCGAGCCAGCTTCTGGCCCAGGGGAGCCAGCCGCCCGTTTCGCTTGATACCACCACGCTGGCGACTATTATCCCCGATCATTTCAGCTTCGACCCGGCTGAGGAACCGGATGCCAGGTCGGCTCGCGATCCGAACCTTGACTCGGCGCTGGCGACGCTCGCCGACGCGGGCGCCACCGGCGCGGCTCTGGCGAGCATGGCCGAGGCCGCCGGGCTGAAGGTTGACGGCGACCTGGTCGAAGTCGTAGCCGAAGTAGACGCGGCGAACGTCGCCGCCGCTCAGCAGGCGATCCAGGCCGTTGGCGGGCGGGTGGTCTATACCAGCATGGATAACACCCAGATCCAGGCCCTGGCGCCGGTCGGCGCCCTGCGCGCCCTGGCCGCCGATCCGGCTATCGCCTACGTGCGTCGCCCCGATTACCTGACGACCTTTGGTGAACTGCAGGCCGGGGCGCGGACGACCGTGGGCGTGACTCACACGAATGCCGCTGCCTGGCACAACGCTGGCTTTCGCGGCGCCGGGGTGCGCATTGCGGTGATTGATGGCGGCTTTCAAGGCTATACCACCCTGCTTGGCACCGATCTGCCCGCCAGCGTAGTGGCGCAGAACTTCGCCTCGACCGGCGATATCGGCGGCGGCACCCCCCACGGCACCGCCTGCGCCGAGATCATCTACGACATGGCCCCGCAGTCGAGCCTGTACCTGCTGCGCATTGCCACGGCTCTGGATTTGCAACGCGCGGTGACTTATGCCATTCAGAACGGCATCCAGGTGATCTCTTCCTCGATCGGCTTCTACAACCTGGGGCCAGGCGATGGCACGGGCTTTCTGGCCAGCGAGGTGGCGCGGGCGCGCAGTGCCGGCATCGTCTGGGTGACCGCCGCCGGCAATCAGCGCCTGGAGCACTGGGGTGGAACCTTTGCTGATGCGGACTCCGATGGCGCGCACGAATTTGCCTCCGGCGTCGAGATCAACTGCATTGCCCCTCAACCAGGTGGCGAGTGTGCGGCGATCCCTTCCGGCTACGCTTTGAGGGCCTTTCTCCGCTGGGATAACTGGGCCCCGCCAGTGAACCAGGATTATGACCTGGCGATCGTGCGCTGGAACGGTAGCGCCTGGCAGCGCGTCAGCACTGGAGGCGACAGCTTTCAAAATGGCGGCGCGAACCAGCGGCCAACCGAGTTCGCGGTTGCGCAAACCTCGGGCGCCGCAACCGCCTACGGCGTGGTCATTCAACGTTACCGGGCCACCCGCGCGGATGTGAACTTCAACCTGTTTGTAGCTAACGTTCCCGCCCTGCGCCTGAACGTTCCCGCGCGGAGCCTGAGCGATCTCGCCGACTCGCCCGGGGCGATCACCGTGGCCGCGCTGGATGCGCGCAATCCCTTCCCCCAGGAGCCGTACAGCTCGGAAGGGCCGACCAACGGCCCGGGCGGCACGCTGAATGGCGGCCTGCTCAAGCCGGATCTGGCGGCGTTTGCCAATGTTGACACTCGCGCCTACGGCACAACCCCGGGCCAGCAGTTCAATGGCACGTCGTCGGCCACGCCGCACGTCGCCGGGGCCGCCGCGCTGGTGCGCGGCGCCCTGTCTGGCTATACTCCCGCGCAGGTCGCCTACTTTCTGACCAGCCGGGCGATTGATATGGGGCCGCCTGGCCGGGATACGCGCTTTGGTCACGGGCGTCTCTGGCTGGGCGATCCGAGCAACACAGCGCCGCCGCCTTCCCTCGAGGTCTACCTGCCAAGGTTGCAACGGTAG
- a CDS encoding MarR family transcriptional regulator gives MIALEECLIFLLAKAYQHVNSVARTRLESFGVTPTQYALLHVLWEHGPQSGAALGARLRLDSASITGLIDRLAHLGLVERSPDPTDRRESLVALTIRGAELQAPLQEAIAAFNAELDAILGAAESARLRALLRGLISAYPLPTR, from the coding sequence GTGATTGCGCTTGAGGAGTGCCTGATCTTCTTGCTGGCCAAGGCCTATCAGCACGTCAACAGCGTGGCCCGGACGCGCCTGGAGTCCTTTGGGGTGACCCCCACCCAGTACGCCCTGCTGCACGTGCTGTGGGAACACGGCCCGCAAAGCGGTGCGGCCCTGGGCGCCCGCCTGCGCCTGGACAGCGCCAGCATCACCGGGTTGATCGACCGCCTCGCCCACCTCGGTCTCGTGGAACGCAGCCCCGACCCCACGGATCGCCGAGAGAGCCTGGTTGCCCTCACCATCCGTGGCGCTGAGCTTCAGGCGCCTTTGCAGGAGGCCATTGCTGCATTTAACGCCGAGCTCGACGCAATCCTTGGCGCGGCAGAGAGCGCCCGCCTGCGCGCGCTGTTGCGTGGTCTTATCAGCGCTTATCCATTACCAACGCGCTAA
- a CDS encoding transcriptional repressor, giving the protein MNEVAVEVRVGDWGERVLAALRSEGHRLTGPRLAIIHQVASQERPFSAEALAATLAPAVGRATVYRAVDWLRQRGWLARVQTERGDYTYVRTLPGHHHHAVCLRCGATLLVEGCQAIEALTALLARQGFRVQGHILELFGLCARCQGSR; this is encoded by the coding sequence GTGAACGAGGTCGCGGTCGAAGTTCGCGTCGGCGACTGGGGCGAGCGCGTGCTGGCCGCGCTGCGCAGCGAGGGGCATCGTCTGACCGGGCCGCGTCTGGCGATTATCCACCAGGTCGCCTCCCAGGAGCGGCCATTCAGCGCCGAGGCCCTCGCCGCGACCCTGGCGCCCGCCGTCGGGCGAGCCACCGTGTACCGGGCCGTAGACTGGCTCCGGCAGCGGGGGTGGCTGGCGCGCGTGCAGACCGAGCGGGGCGACTACACCTATGTTCGCACTCTGCCCGGACACCATCACCACGCCGTTTGCCTCCGCTGCGGCGCCACGCTGCTGGTCGAGGGCTGTCAGGCCATTGAAGCCCTGACGGCGCTGCTGGCGCGTCAGGGCTTTCGTGTGCAGGGGCACATTCTGGAACTGTTTGGTCTGTGCGCTCGTTGCCAGGGGTCCAGGTAA
- a CDS encoding tetratricopeptide repeat protein: MFRAQGQYAQALDYLQQALAIVREVGDRAGEGATLNNLGGVFEAQGQYA, encoded by the coding sequence GTGTTCCGCGCCCAGGGGCAGTACGCCCAGGCGCTGGATTATCTCCAGCAGGCGCTGGCGATAGTGCGAGAGGTCGGCGACCGCGCGGGCGAGGGCGCCACCCTCAACAACCTCGGCGGGGTGTTCGAAGCCCAGGGGCAGTACGCCTAG
- a CDS encoding CHAT domain-containing protein, whose protein sequence is MDYLQQALEIVREVGDRAGEGATLNNLGVIFEAQGRDAQALDHYQQAITALETLRTNARLEEFKTSLASQNAPVYQRAIDLSVRLGKQEEAFALSERARARTFLDQLGNAPLAVPTGSAPQLIAQEQRLRQQLAALEQSLREAAAHRVAPGAPDPLPDLIAQRDALQQEYTALLTQLRLSNPEYASLVSIEPLSLPQVQALLDADTTLLAYFVTEQVTLAFVITRATFSTVKLPVSAEELRNAIVAFRSFDTLDDPRPAELDRLADWLLDPLADQLTTPVVGIVPHEALHYLPFAALPLGERLFGEAHTLFHVPSASVLPFILAKRKGEASRLLALAQGQLPGLPPLPYVDAEVTAIKRLYPTDAFTGPAATEQALRDHAAGAGMVHLAAHGELNTVAPLFSRILLAPGGEADGALEVHEVYGLALEKANLVVLSACQTQLGAHSRGDDLVGLNRAFIYAGAPTVVASLWNVNDEATSKLMTAFYQELRAGKGKAEALQAAQATLRADARYAHPYYWAGFVLTGDPGPVTAPAMTTPIRPNWRGWPWWLILPVILLVLIIVALWWGLKPRQTVSGKPASEGDQ, encoded by the coding sequence CTGGATTATCTCCAGCAGGCGCTGGAGATAGTGCGGGAGGTCGGCGACCGCGCGGGCGAGGGCGCCACCCTCAACAACCTCGGCGTGATTTTCGAAGCCCAGGGGCGGGACGCCCAGGCGCTCGACCACTACCAGCAAGCGATTACGGCGCTCGAAACCCTTCGCACCAATGCCCGCCTCGAGGAGTTCAAAACCAGTCTCGCATCTCAGAATGCTCCCGTCTACCAGCGCGCGATTGACCTCAGCGTCCGGCTTGGCAAGCAGGAGGAGGCCTTTGCGCTGAGCGAACGGGCCCGGGCGCGCACCTTTCTCGACCAGCTCGGCAACGCTCCCCTGGCCGTTCCGACCGGAAGCGCCCCGCAGCTCATCGCCCAGGAACAACGCCTGCGCCAGCAGCTCGCCGCCCTCGAACAGAGCCTGCGCGAGGCGGCCGCGCATCGGGTTGCGCCAGGCGCCCCCGACCCGCTCCCCGACCTCATTGCTCAGCGTGATGCCTTGCAACAGGAGTACACCGCCCTGCTCACGCAACTGCGGCTCAGCAATCCCGAGTACGCCTCTCTGGTCAGCATCGAGCCGCTGAGCCTCCCCCAGGTGCAGGCCTTGCTCGATGCCGATACCACCCTGCTCGCCTACTTCGTCACCGAGCAGGTAACGCTGGCTTTTGTCATCACCCGCGCCACCTTCAGCACCGTCAAACTGCCGGTCAGCGCGGAGGAACTGCGTAACGCCATCGTGGCCTTTCGCAGCTTCGACACCCTGGACGACCCGCGGCCGGCGGAGCTCGACCGGCTGGCTGACTGGTTGCTTGACCCTCTCGCGGATCAGCTCACCACCCCCGTCGTCGGCATCGTTCCGCACGAGGCGTTGCACTACCTGCCCTTCGCCGCGCTGCCGCTGGGTGAACGGCTCTTCGGCGAGGCGCACACCCTCTTCCATGTGCCCAGCGCCAGCGTGTTGCCCTTCATTCTGGCCAAACGCAAGGGCGAAGCGAGCAGGCTGCTCGCCCTTGCCCAGGGCCAACTCCCCGGCCTACCCCCCCTGCCATATGTTGACGCCGAGGTGACAGCGATCAAGCGACTGTATCCGACCGACGCCTTCACCGGCCCCGCGGCTACCGAGCAGGCGCTCCGCGACCACGCCGCCGGGGCAGGCATGGTGCACCTGGCCGCCCACGGTGAACTGAACACTGTCGCACCACTCTTCTCGCGCATTCTGCTGGCCCCGGGCGGCGAGGCCGACGGGGCGCTGGAGGTGCACGAGGTGTATGGCCTGGCCCTGGAGAAGGCTAACCTGGTGGTGCTCAGCGCCTGCCAGACCCAGCTCGGCGCGCATAGCCGGGGGGACGACCTGGTAGGGCTGAACCGGGCCTTCATCTATGCCGGCGCCCCGACGGTGGTGGCCAGCCTGTGGAACGTCAACGACGAGGCGACCAGCAAACTGATGACCGCCTTTTACCAGGAGTTGCGAGCGGGCAAAGGCAAAGCAGAGGCGCTCCAGGCAGCCCAGGCGACCCTGCGGGCGGATGCGCGCTATGCCCACCCTTACTACTGGGCCGGCTTTGTGCTGACCGGCGACCCCGGTCCGGTGACGGCTCCGGCAATGACCACGCCTATACGCCCCAACTGGAGGGGATGGCCATGGTGGCTCATACTGCCGGTCATACTGCTGGTACTCATAATAGTTGCGCTATGGTGGGGGCTCAAACCGAGGCAGACGGTTAGCGGCAAACCCGCCTCGGAGGGCGACCAGTAG
- a CDS encoding zinc ABC transporter substrate-binding protein, translating to MNQRRLERLAAPLLMTVLSLLLAACGGGAATPPTAPPAAPTAAPAPQPTEATAAAQPTTAPAPDAQPLKVVATFSILGDFVQQVAGDRVALTTLVGPGSDAHTYEPTPRDSAALAQADILFENGLEFEGWLDRLYAASGSRAQRVVVSERITPLPASEMAHEHDHALEHACEHFGDPPRAVTAGAGAAIPDDHTHYQIALSGGAGDVALARAEEGEVTFYLGADVPFAVLSGATPLTPERTKKVGDACAAIAIAYIYDLAPGDYTVRFGPGAGEGVALVWELAGEHTHGGEEKDAHGHSHGEYDPHVWQDPNNAMLMVEAIRDALAAADPANAATYAANAASYLAKLKELDAFIQQAVQRLPEERRKLVTNHDTFGYFAYRYGFTVIGAALGTTTEQADPSAGEIARLVEDIRASGVPAIFVENVSNPALMENIAREAGVNVAPPLYTDALGKPGSEGETYLKMMRYNVTTIVEALAV from the coding sequence ATGAACCAGCGACGACTGGAGCGCCTCGCGGCGCCCCTGCTGATGACCGTTCTCAGCCTGCTCCTGGCAGCCTGCGGCGGCGGGGCGGCCACGCCGCCCACGGCCCCGCCGGCGGCTCCTACCGCCGCTCCGGCTCCGCAGCCTACCGAGGCAACCGCCGCTGCGCAGCCAACCACAGCTCCCGCTCCAGATGCTCAGCCCTTGAAGGTAGTGGCAACCTTCAGCATCCTTGGCGACTTTGTGCAGCAAGTCGCCGGCGATCGCGTAGCGCTGACCACCCTGGTCGGCCCCGGCAGTGACGCTCACACCTACGAACCAACCCCTCGCGACAGCGCTGCGCTGGCCCAGGCCGACATCCTCTTCGAGAATGGCCTGGAGTTCGAGGGGTGGCTCGACAGGCTTTACGCCGCCTCGGGATCCAGAGCGCAACGGGTAGTGGTGAGCGAACGCATCACCCCGCTCCCCGCCTCGGAGATGGCTCACGAGCACGACCATGCCCTGGAGCACGCCTGCGAGCACTTCGGCGATCCGCCCAGGGCAGTGACGGCGGGCGCCGGCGCCGCCATTCCGGACGACCACACCCACTATCAGATCGCGTTGAGCGGGGGCGCGGGTGATGTCGCCCTGGCGCGGGCTGAAGAGGGTGAGGTGACATTCTACCTCGGGGCGGATGTGCCCTTTGCTGTCCTGTCCGGCGCCACGCCCCTCACGCCTGAAAGGACAAAAAAGGTTGGCGATGCATGCGCCGCGATCGCCATCGCCTATATCTACGACCTTGCGCCTGGCGACTATACGGTCCGCTTTGGTCCCGGCGCAGGCGAGGGGGTGGCGCTGGTGTGGGAGCTTGCCGGCGAACATACGCACGGCGGGGAAGAGAAGGACGCCCACGGCCACAGCCATGGGGAGTATGATCCTCACGTCTGGCAGGACCCGAACAACGCCATGCTCATGGTGGAGGCCATCCGCGATGCGCTGGCGGCTGCCGATCCGGCCAACGCCGCGACCTATGCGGCCAACGCCGCCAGCTATCTGGCCAAACTCAAAGAACTGGACGCCTTCATCCAGCAGGCAGTGCAGCGACTGCCCGAAGAGCGGCGCAAGCTCGTTACCAACCATGACACCTTCGGCTACTTCGCCTATCGCTACGGTTTCACAGTTATCGGCGCCGCACTGGGCACGACGACCGAGCAGGCCGATCCCTCGGCCGGCGAGATCGCCCGCCTGGTCGAAGACATTCGCGCCTCAGGCGTGCCGGCGATCTTCGTCGAGAACGTCAGCAATCCGGCGCTGATGGAGAACATCGCCCGCGAGGCGGGGGTGAACGTGGCCCCGCCGCTCTACACCGACGCTCTCGGGAAGCCGGGCAGCGAAGGTGAGACCTATTTGAAGATGATGCGCTACAATGTTACAACCATTGTCGAAGCGCTGGCGGTGTGA
- a CDS encoding ABC transporter ATP-binding protein has product MNLFYGHRRYAEMVPNAPALAIDRLTVGYPGSSQPALREASLILPPGVRAALIGPNGSGKSTLLKAVAGLLPPRSGTILIYGRPPSACHHRVAYLPQRGDVDWRFPVTVERMVLAGRYVHLGWLRRPGAEDRERVQAVLLKLGLEQCARRQISQLSGGQQQRALLARALVQEADLLLLDEPLSAVDAASRRIIDEALDELRNQGKTILMATHHLERIDEEFDLAFALDDGVLRPVARQLPTLEGV; this is encoded by the coding sequence ATGAACCTTTTCTACGGTCATCGCCGTTACGCGGAAATGGTCCCCAACGCCCCGGCGCTGGCGATTGACCGATTGACGGTGGGCTACCCGGGATCGTCGCAGCCGGCGCTGCGCGAGGCGAGCCTGATATTGCCGCCGGGTGTGCGCGCCGCCCTGATCGGGCCGAACGGCTCTGGCAAGTCAACCCTGCTGAAAGCCGTGGCGGGGCTGTTGCCGCCGCGCTCAGGGACAATCCTGATCTACGGGCGGCCTCCGTCCGCCTGCCACCACCGAGTGGCCTACCTGCCCCAGCGCGGCGATGTGGACTGGCGCTTTCCCGTGACGGTGGAGCGCATGGTGCTGGCGGGGCGGTACGTGCACCTGGGCTGGCTGCGGCGCCCCGGCGCCGAGGACCGGGAGCGGGTGCAGGCCGTGCTGCTCAAGCTGGGCCTGGAGCAATGCGCCCGGCGCCAGATCAGCCAGCTCTCGGGCGGGCAACAGCAACGGGCGCTGCTGGCCCGCGCCCTGGTGCAGGAGGCCGACCTGCTGCTGCTCGATGAGCCGCTGAGCGCGGTTGACGCCGCCAGCCGGCGCATCATTGACGAGGCGCTTGATGAATTACGGAACCAGGGCAAGACCATTCTGATGGCCACCCACCATCTGGAGCGGATTGACGAGGAGTTTGATCTGGCCTTCGCCCTGGACGACGGCGTCCTCCGCCCGGTCGCCCGGCAATTGCCTACCCTGGAGGGCGTATGA
- a CDS encoding GTP-binding protein, with amino-acid sequence MLETPPQPVPLTILTGFLGAGKTTLLNRILHADHGLRVAVLVNDFGTVNIDTQLVVGVEGEAISLANGCICCTIRGDLLNTAVELLKRPDPPEYLLIETSGVSDPWAVVETFEMPELRPYFNLDSVITVVDAEYALQQRHYEDLIVDQVSAADIVVLSKVDLVTAEQRAEVEAWVRRIVPRARILPAVYGDVPLNLLLNVGRYTLDIPLARSHEHHDHHEHGERCDHDHHHDHSKDFDTWAYISDRPFALKPLRDVVLNLPLGIFRAKGLIYLAEVPQRRAVLQAVGHRVTVALTEPWGEATPRTQLVFLSTPGDLDTAALQAAFDACLADVSAEAEVAAQHTWYRGATA; translated from the coding sequence GTGCTGGAAACTCCCCCTCAACCGGTTCCCCTGACCATCCTGACCGGCTTTCTCGGCGCCGGGAAGACCACCCTGCTCAACCGCATTCTGCACGCCGACCATGGCCTGCGTGTGGCCGTTCTGGTCAATGACTTCGGGACGGTCAATATTGATACGCAACTGGTCGTCGGCGTAGAGGGCGAGGCGATCTCCCTGGCCAACGGGTGCATCTGCTGCACCATTCGCGGCGATCTGTTAAATACCGCGGTCGAGTTGCTTAAACGGCCCGACCCCCCGGAGTACCTGCTCATCGAGACCAGCGGGGTGAGCGATCCCTGGGCGGTGGTCGAGACCTTTGAGATGCCGGAGTTGCGCCCGTACTTCAACCTTGACAGCGTGATTACCGTAGTTGACGCCGAGTATGCCCTCCAGCAACGACATTATGAGGACCTGATCGTTGACCAGGTCAGCGCCGCGGATATCGTGGTGCTCAGCAAGGTAGACCTGGTCACCGCGGAGCAGCGCGCCGAGGTGGAGGCGTGGGTGCGGCGGATCGTCCCCCGGGCGCGCATTCTTCCTGCGGTGTATGGCGATGTGCCCTTGAACCTGCTGCTCAACGTGGGGCGTTATACGCTGGATATACCGCTCGCCCGGTCCCACGAGCACCACGATCATCACGAGCATGGCGAGCGCTGCGACCACGACCACCACCACGATCACAGCAAGGACTTCGACACCTGGGCCTATATCAGCGACCGGCCGTTTGCCCTCAAACCGTTGCGCGACGTGGTGCTGAACCTTCCTCTGGGTATTTTTCGCGCCAAGGGTCTGATTTACCTCGCCGAAGTTCCCCAACGCCGCGCCGTTCTCCAGGCTGTAGGCCACCGCGTTACGGTTGCGCTGACCGAGCCCTGGGGCGAGGCGACGCCGCGGACCCAGCTTGTCTTTCTAAGCACGCCGGGTGATCTGGATACGGCTGCGCTCCAGGCAGCCTTCGACGCATGTCTGGCCGACGTGTCTGCCGAGGCCGAGGTTGCCGCGCAGCACACCTGGTACCGGGGCGCGACGGCGTGA
- a CDS encoding metal ABC transporter permease, which produces MIEWLLEPFRFTFMQTGLAAAILAGVTCAALGAYVVLRRMAFIGDALAHTVLPGLVAAYLGGWSLFGGALAAGLLTALGIGWVSRRGAVREDTAIGVFFTAMFALGILLMSRVRSFRDLSHILFGNVLGVQRADLAQMAAIAAGVLLTLFLLHKELELTSYDPTYAEVIGLSADRVRMVLLVLLAFTVVACIQIVGVILTSAMLVTPAAAAALLTNRLPRMMGLASLIAVASALIGLYASYYADVASGAAIVLTCTAFFGAAWLIHVLRTRSAAG; this is translated from the coding sequence ATGATTGAGTGGCTGCTTGAACCGTTCCGTTTTACCTTCATGCAAACCGGTCTCGCCGCCGCGATCCTGGCGGGCGTCACCTGCGCGGCCCTGGGGGCCTACGTGGTGCTGCGCCGCATGGCCTTCATCGGCGACGCGCTGGCGCACACCGTGCTGCCGGGGCTGGTGGCGGCCTATCTGGGCGGCTGGAGCCTGTTCGGCGGCGCGCTGGCCGCCGGGCTGCTTACTGCCCTGGGCATCGGCTGGGTCTCGCGGCGGGGGGCGGTGCGCGAAGATACCGCCATTGGCGTGTTCTTCACGGCCATGTTCGCCCTGGGCATCCTGCTGATGAGCCGGGTGCGCTCCTTCCGCGACCTGAGCCACATCCTCTTCGGGAACGTCCTGGGCGTGCAAAGGGCGGATCTCGCGCAGATGGCGGCCATCGCCGCCGGCGTGTTGCTAACGCTCTTTCTCTTGCACAAGGAACTGGAGTTGACCAGCTACGACCCGACCTACGCCGAAGTGATCGGCCTGAGCGCCGACCGGGTGCGTATGGTGCTGCTGGTGCTGCTGGCCTTCACCGTCGTGGCCTGCATCCAGATCGTCGGCGTCATTCTCACCTCGGCGATGCTGGTAACCCCGGCGGCGGCGGCGGCGTTGCTCACCAACCGCCTGCCGCGGATGATGGGGCTGGCTTCCCTCATCGCCGTGGCCTCCGCGCTGATCGGCCTCTACGCCTCGTACTATGCCGATGTAGCCTCGGGGGCGGCGATTGTGCTGACCTGCACGGCGTTCTTCGGCGCGGCCTGGCTGATCCACGTACTGCGGACGCGCAGCGCAGCGGGATGA